The following are from one region of the Paenibacillus sp. KS-LC4 genome:
- a CDS encoding pilus assembly protein CpaF: MINFILIVIVVIAIIGFLYFWMTKRNSKEESANYLKYDMNEIVVFIRKAFEEIIASSLYEGSPGVEEYNRRKARRRELQKALRSCMHGDLSAKKFVKLYMRDLLLNTYGLNETNVNTVIRFDNMDKLSSQDCFEILLHVFQKDHRQEAFNKLIDKYDLDQLVKLEDGSKGYRITEEQIRSIYLAEKPRLTFQDKVDIIVQRAYQIYKGLGAIDELRDQNIDGINGGTSGMPPDVVQNIDINNYVNQQRFIARSYDAIWIFYRGKSLQLEFLSFGSEQELKRVCQNIYGFGNPGQLNEARGYIINDMADGSRVVVVRPKMAESWAFFVRKFNDSLTDLEEQIKDEGSELVINMLIYLILGHQVTAITGRQGSGKTTLLKALIKYIYAKNIRIQETSFEIWARKMYPHKNILSFRETPTVSGQDGLDVQKKTDGAVNIVGEAATHSVVSYVIQAAQVASEYTLFTHHGKTLANLINALRNSLIASGAFSNEKIAESQVVEALGFNVHLVLRSGKRFVERITEIIPVDTQYEYPKTYKEAENVTDKLDAFMDTMTEYFGRVTDRQSYQYRDVIVWENDKYVVKDRITARKAEEMLKNMDHDDAESFKAFLLAHWGEAA; the protein is encoded by the coding sequence ATGATTAATTTTATTCTGATTGTCATTGTGGTTATAGCTATTATCGGATTTCTATATTTCTGGATGACGAAGCGGAACTCAAAGGAAGAATCCGCTAACTATTTGAAATACGACATGAATGAAATTGTTGTGTTTATTAGAAAAGCTTTCGAAGAAATTATCGCTTCCTCTTTATATGAGGGCAGTCCAGGCGTGGAAGAATACAATCGTAGGAAGGCGCGCAGGAGGGAATTGCAGAAGGCGCTGCGTTCCTGTATGCACGGTGACCTGTCAGCCAAGAAGTTTGTAAAGCTTTATATGCGAGACTTATTATTGAATACTTATGGATTAAATGAGACTAATGTGAATACCGTTATTAGATTCGATAATATGGATAAGCTCAGCTCTCAGGATTGTTTTGAAATCTTATTGCATGTTTTTCAGAAAGATCATCGCCAAGAGGCTTTTAACAAGCTCATTGATAAATATGATTTAGACCAGCTCGTAAAGCTGGAGGATGGCTCAAAAGGCTATCGTATAACGGAAGAACAAATTCGCAGCATTTATCTGGCGGAAAAGCCGAGGCTTACCTTTCAGGATAAGGTCGACATTATTGTACAAAGAGCCTATCAAATATATAAAGGCTTAGGTGCTATTGATGAGCTCCGTGATCAGAATATAGACGGAATTAATGGCGGAACAAGCGGTATGCCTCCAGATGTCGTGCAAAATATTGATATTAATAACTATGTAAATCAACAAAGATTTATTGCGAGGTCCTATGATGCCATATGGATATTTTATCGGGGAAAATCCTTGCAGCTGGAGTTTCTGAGCTTCGGCTCCGAGCAAGAATTAAAGCGTGTTTGCCAAAATATTTATGGGTTTGGCAATCCGGGACAGCTCAATGAGGCTAGAGGCTACATTATTAACGATATGGCGGATGGCAGCCGGGTCGTTGTCGTCAGACCGAAAATGGCGGAAAGCTGGGCCTTCTTCGTTCGAAAATTTAATGATTCGCTTACTGATTTGGAAGAGCAGATTAAGGATGAAGGATCTGAGCTCGTTATTAATATGCTCATTTATCTTATTTTGGGGCATCAGGTTACAGCTATAACCGGTCGTCAGGGCTCGGGTAAAACAACACTGCTTAAGGCTTTAATCAAATATATTTATGCCAAAAACATACGGATTCAGGAGACGTCGTTTGAAATTTGGGCGCGAAAAATGTATCCTCACAAAAATATTCTCTCCTTTAGAGAAACGCCAACCGTTAGTGGGCAAGACGGGCTGGATGTTCAGAAGAAGACGGACGGTGCGGTTAACATTGTCGGTGAGGCGGCTACGCATTCTGTTGTTAGTTATGTCATTCAGGCAGCGCAGGTTGCTTCGGAGTATACCTTATTCACGCATCATGGCAAAACATTAGCCAATTTGATTAATGCCCTCCGTAACAGCTTGATTGCTTCGGGCGCTTTTTCCAATGAGAAAATAGCCGAAAGTCAGGTTGTTGAGGCATTGGGCTTTAATGTTCATTTGGTTCTTCGCTCGGGGAAACGGTTCGTTGAGCGCATCACGGAAATCATTCCTGTTGATACCCAATATGAATATCCAAAAACGTATAAAGAGGCTGAAAATGTAACCGATAAGCTGGATGCTTTTATGGATACGATGACCGAATATTTTGGCCGCGTAACGGATCGACAGTCCTATCAATATAGAGACGTAATTGTTTGGGAAAATGATAAATACGTGGTGAAGGATAGAATAACAGCGCGTAAAGCGGAAGAAATGCTCAAAAATATGGATCATGATGATGCCGAAAGCTTTAAAGCCTTTTTATTGGCCCATTGGGGGGAAGCGGCATGA